In a genomic window of Nomascus leucogenys isolate Asia chromosome 4, Asia_NLE_v1, whole genome shotgun sequence:
- the SMTNL1 gene encoding smoothelin-like protein 1 yields MLGWGMTRSACLLFPEMEQKEGKPSGDGTTVSPAAGNPEISGGGAPAKETKGTAGKAISEGPPAESGKQEKAPAEDGMSAELQGEANGLDEVKVESQREAGGKEDAEAELKKDDGEKEETTVASQETTGRKEETKSEPKEAEEKEESTLASEKQKAEEKEAKPESGQKADANDRDKPELKATVEEEEAKTASQEETGQRKERSTEPKEKATDEEAKAESQKKALVEDEAKAEPKEPDGKEEAKHDAKEEAYAKEEAEEAVSEEPGSPSEEQEQDVEKEPEGGAGVIPSSPEEWPESPTGEGHNLSTDGLGPDSVASGETSPSASESSPSDVPQSPPESPPSGEKKEKAPERRVSAPARPRGPRAQNRKAIVDKFGGAASGPTALFRNTKAAGAAIGGVKNMLLEWCRAMTKKYEHVDIQNFSSSWSSGMAFCALIHKFFPDAFDYAELDPAKRRHNFTLAFSTAEKLADCAQLLDVDDMVRLAVPDSKCVYTYIQELYRSLVQKGLVKTKKK; encoded by the exons ATGCTGGGATGGGGCATGACCAGGTCTGCTTGTCTTCTCTTTCCAGAGATGGAGCAGAAGGAAGGGAAGCCCTCTGGGGATGGGACCACCGTCTCCCCAGCTGCAGGCAACCCTGAGATATCAGGAGGTGGAGCCCCTGCAAAGGAGACCAAAGGCACAGCTGGAAAGGCCATCAGTGAGGGGCCTCCCGCTGAGTCAGGAAAGCAGGAAAAGGCACCAGCCGAGGATGGCATGTCAGCGGAACTCCAGGGGGAAGCAAATGGATTAGATGAGGTCAAAGTGGAATCTCAGAGGGAGGCTGGTGGGAAAGAGGACGCTGAGGCTGAACTTAAAAAGGACGATGGTGAGAAGGAAGAGACCACTGTGGCTTCTCAGGAGACGACTGGCAGGAAAGAAGAGACCAAATCTGAAcccaaggaggctgaggaaaaggaggagagcaCGCTGGCCTCTGAGAAGCAGAAGGCTGAGGAGAAAGAGGCCAAACCTGAATCTGGGCAGAAAGCCGATGCCAACGACAGAGACAAGCCTGAGCTTAAGGCAACagttgaggaggaggaggccaaGACAGCCTCTCAGGAGGAGACAGGCCAGAGGAAGGAGCGCAGCACTGAACCCAAGGAGAAGGCTACTGACGAAGAGGCCAAAGCTGAATCGCAGAAGAAGGCTCTTGTGGAGGATGAGGCTAAGGCTGAACCCAAGGAGCCCGATGGGAAAGAGGAGGCCAAACATGATGCAAAAGAGGAGGCTTATGCAaaggaggaggcggaggaggcagtgagtgag GAGCCAGGCAGTCCCAGCGAAGAGCAGGAGCAGGACGTGGAAAAAGagccagagggaggggcaggggtgaTTCCCAGCTCCCCAGAGGAGTGGCCTGAGAGCCCCACTGGGGAGGGGCACAACCTCAGCACAG ATGGGCTGGGTCCAGACTCTGTAGCTTCCGGAGAGACTAGTCCTTCAGCCAG TGAGTCTTCACCCAGCGATGTGCCCCAGAGTCCCCCTGAGTCCCCTCCCTcaggggagaagaaggagaaggcaCCAGAGCGCAGGGTATCAGCCCCTGCTCGGCCCCGGGGGCCCCGGGCACAGAACCGCAAAGCCATCGTGGACAAGTTTGGCGG GGCAGCGTCCGGCCCCACGGCCCTGTTCCGGAACACTAAGGCAGCCGGGGCAGCCATTGGTGGTGTCAAGAACATGCTCTTGGAGTGGTGCCGAGCCATGACAAAAAAATACGAG CACGTGGACATCCAGAACTTCTCCTCCAGCTGGAGCAGTGGCATGGCCTTCTGTGCCCTCATTCACAAGTTCTTCCCCGACGCCTTTGACTACGCAGAGCTGGACCCTGCAAAGCGCCGGCACAACTTCACCCTGGCCTTCTCCACAGCAGA
- the TIMM10 gene encoding mitochondrial import inner membrane translocase subunit Tim10, which produces MDPLRAQQLAAELEVEMMADMYNRMTSACHRKCVPPHYKEAELSKGESVCLDRCVSKYLDIHERMGKKLTELSMQDEELMKRVQQSSGPA; this is translated from the exons ATGGATCCTCTCAGGGCCCAACAGCTGGCTGCGGAGCTGGAGGTGGAGATGATGGCCGATATGTACAACAG aaTGACCAGTGCCTGCCACCGGAAGTGTGTGCCTCCTCACTACAAGGAAGCAGAGCTCTCCAAGGGCGAGTCTGTGTGCCTGGACCGATGTGTCTCTAAGTACCTGGACATCCATGAGCGGATGGGCAAAAAGTTGACAGAGTTGTCTATGCAGGATGAAGAGCTGATGAAGAGGGTGCAGCAGAGCTCTGGGCCCGCATGA